The Halobacterium hubeiense genome contains the following window.
CGTGGTGAATCAGCTGGACGCGCGTCCCGTACACCGCGAAGACGGTGTTCCGGGAGAACACCAGCGCGAGCGGGAGCACCGCGAGCCCGGAGATGGCGGCGGTGCGGACGCGCCCGAGGCCGACGCCGACGAGTTCGCGCATCCGGAGCGTCGTGTAGACGAGCGTCCCGAAGATGGCGAGCGCGGCGAGGTGGTGGACGGCCTGCGTGATGGGCATGTACCCCCACGGGACGAGGCCGCTGAACGTGACGGTGGTGCCGCCGAGAATCACCTGAATCGGCAACAGGACCACAGCGAGCACGCCGCCGACTTTGACGTCGCGCTGGTCGAAGTTGCGCCACGAGACGGCGCCGGTGCCGAGGATGAAGAAGCCGACGACCATCGCGAACCCGCGGTGGAACTGCTCGACGAAGTCGTGAATCTGGAGCCCCAGCGGGAGCAGTTGGCCGTTGCAGTCCGGCCACTGCAGCCCGCAGGTCGCGCCCGACCCGGAGACGGCGGTGTACTCGCCGACGAGGATGAGCGCGAACGTCAGGGCGGTCGTCACGGCCGCGAGTTGGTAGGAGCGGCGGTCCATGACTCGAATTTTTGGGTCGGTGTACGTAGGCGTGTCGTATTGAGCGTGCCCGAGCGTAGCGAGGGCACGTTAACGCGAACGCGGAGCGAAGCGATGCGTGAGCGTGGCCGACCAATAGGCGGGCACGTTAACGCGAGCAAGGAGCGCGGAATGTCGAGCGGCGACCGTCGTGAGCTGGGAACACCGCTCGAATCCCGTCCCCGCACAGCCGACGGAGTTCGTCGATTGACGTAACAACATTCGACGCGTTGGGGTAGGTTTTTGGCCGTCGCCGGAGCAGGGGACGACATGGGACTAGACGAGGACTCACTGGACTACCACGCCAGCGACCCGCCCGGGAAGATAGAGATTTCGACGACGAAGCCGACGAACACCCAGCGGGACCTCTCACTGGCGTACTCGCCGGGCGTCGCGGCGCCGTGCCGGCACATCGACGCCGACCCCGAAGACGCGTTCAAGTACACCGCGAAAGGGAACATGGTCGGCGTCGTCTCCAACGGCTCTGCGGTGCTCGGGCTCGGCGACATCGGCGCGCAGGCCTCCAAGCCCGTCATGGAGGGGAAGGGCGTGCTGTTCAAGCGGTTCGCGGACATCGACGTCTTCGACGTGGAACTCGACCGGGAGAGCGCCGACGACATCATCGAGTCCGTCGCGGCGATGGAGCCGACGTTCGGCGGCATCAACCTCGAAGACATCAAAGCGCCGGAGTGCTTCGAAATCGAGACGCGGCTCCGCGAGGAGATGGACATCCCCGTGTTCCACGACGACCAGCACGGCACCGCCATCATCTCCGGCGCGGCGCTGCTGAACGCCGCCGAAATCGCGGGCAAGGACCTCGAAGACCTCGAAGTCGTCTTCTCCGGCGCGGGCGCGTCCGCCATCGCCTCCGCGAAGTTCTACGTCTCGCTGGGCGTCCAGCGCGAGAACATCACGATGTGTGACTCCTCGGGCATCATCACCGAGGACCGCGACGTCAACGAGTTCAAGGCGGAGTTCGCCAGCCCCGAGGGCGAGGGCGGCGACCTCGCGGACGCCATGGAGGGAGCGGACGTCTTCGTCGGCCTCTCCGTCGGCGGCATCGTCAGCCAGGAGATGGTGCAGTCGATGGCCGACAACCCCATCGTGTTCGCGATGGCGAACCCGGACCCCGAAATCGGCTACGAGGAGGCGAAGGCCGCCCGCGACGACACCGTCATCATGGCGACCGGGCGCTCGGACTACCCGAACCAGGTGAACAACGTCCTCGGGTTCCCGTTCATCTTCCGGGGCGCGCTCGACGTGCGCGCGACCGACATCAACGAGGAGATGAAGGTCGCGTGCGCGGAGGCGCTCGCGGACCTCGCGAAACAGGACGTGCCGGACGCCGTCGTGAAGGCGTACGGCGACCAGCCGCTCCAGTTCGGCCCCGAGTACATCATCCCGAAGCCGCTGGACCCGCGCGTGCTGTTCGAGGTCGCGCCCACCATCGCGGAGGCCGCCATCGACTCCGGGGTCGCGCGCCGCGACCTCGACTTGGAGGAGTACCGCGAGGAGCTTGAGGCACGCCTCGGCAAGAGCCGGGAGATGATGCGCATCGTCCTCAACAAGGCCAAGAGCGACCCCAAGCGCGTCGCGCTCGGCGAGGGCGACGACGAGAAGATGATTCGCGCGGCCTACCAGATGGCCGAGGAGGGGATTGCCGAACCCGTGCTCATCGGCGACCGCGACA
Protein-coding sequences here:
- a CDS encoding NADP-dependent malic enzyme, which produces MGLDEDSLDYHASDPPGKIEISTTKPTNTQRDLSLAYSPGVAAPCRHIDADPEDAFKYTAKGNMVGVVSNGSAVLGLGDIGAQASKPVMEGKGVLFKRFADIDVFDVELDRESADDIIESVAAMEPTFGGINLEDIKAPECFEIETRLREEMDIPVFHDDQHGTAIISGAALLNAAEIAGKDLEDLEVVFSGAGASAIASAKFYVSLGVQRENITMCDSSGIITEDRDVNEFKAEFASPEGEGGDLADAMEGADVFVGLSVGGIVSQEMVQSMADNPIVFAMANPDPEIGYEEAKAARDDTVIMATGRSDYPNQVNNVLGFPFIFRGALDVRATDINEEMKVACAEALADLAKQDVPDAVVKAYGDQPLQFGPEYIIPKPLDPRVLFEVAPTIAEAAIDSGVARRDLDLEEYREELEARLGKSREMMRIVLNKAKSDPKRVALGEGDDEKMIRAAYQMAEEGIAEPVLIGDRDTIDGVVSGLGLDFDPEIVDPDEGDHEEYAERLYELRQRKGITRSEAESLVKRDPNYLGSTMVEAGDADALLTGLTHHYPSALKPPLQVVGTAPDADYVAGVYMLTFKNRVIFCADTTVNQDPDADVLAEVAEHTADLARRFNVDPRVAMLSYSNFGSVDNEGTRKPRDAARMLRDDDDVAFPVDGEMQADSAVVEDILEGTYEFSDLDAPANVLIFPNLEAGNIGYKLLQRLGGADAIGPMLVGMGEPVHVLQRGDEVKDIVNLAAVAVVDAQQNGD
- a CDS encoding COX15/CtaA family protein, whose protein sequence is MDRRSYQLAAVTTALTFALILVGEYTAVSGSGATCGLQWPDCNGQLLPLGLQIHDFVEQFHRGFAMVVGFFILGTGAVSWRNFDQRDVKVGGVLAVVLLPIQVILGGTTVTFSGLVPWGYMPITQAVHHLAALAIFGTLVYTTLRMRELVGVGLGRVRTAAISGLAVLPLALVFSRNTVFAVYGTRVQLIHHALELVVFTAALAAFVWARRHGDRRAAQAMVATLAAVTAQILIGTGVVQFSATVQLTYYALTAVVAALFVLAARSARSPGADAAGAP